The proteins below come from a single Streptomyces sp. SCSIO 75703 genomic window:
- a CDS encoding M6 family metalloprotease domain-containing protein translates to MRPQVQPPNRRIRPRRPAALAAVTLLTLAVSTSAGTGPLAPGTTTAGPGPATLSRTPAHSPCLISGGPEIQMSEGVPTASGYARSTGTVRALNLMVDFPDAPGEGKALDRYAEFFPQTRDWFTTSSYGRLDYRPDAPLREWLRMPKPFAEYGIERGAPFDPGYRELIQDLVSATDAKVDFRAYDLLNVLVTPNAGPSALDTVLSVTFAGNAEAPVADGVPVANASFVYSRQDDGSGSYDRTGYRVLPHENGHVFGLPDLYTQEGGGAVGHWDIMSEDWGANNDLLGWHKWKLGWLDASQVHCASAPGSAKYTLTPLAREGGDKLVVVPLDGKSGYAMELRTREGNDEAVCRPGVLIYRVDADVDTGMGPVTVYDSRRDSGGCTRSPNVHAELSDAAFIPGETFKDPERGITIKVTKADPQGDHEVRITRR, encoded by the coding sequence ATGCGGCCGCAGGTGCAGCCGCCGAACCGGCGGATACGCCCCCGCCGTCCGGCCGCCCTCGCGGCGGTCACCCTCCTGACCCTCGCCGTCAGCACCTCGGCGGGCACCGGCCCCCTCGCCCCGGGCACCACGACGGCGGGCCCGGGCCCGGCCACCCTCTCCCGCACCCCCGCGCACAGCCCCTGCCTGATCAGCGGCGGCCCCGAGATCCAGATGTCCGAGGGCGTCCCGACCGCCTCCGGCTACGCCCGCTCCACCGGCACCGTCCGCGCCCTCAACCTGATGGTCGACTTCCCGGACGCGCCCGGGGAGGGCAAGGCCCTCGACCGGTACGCCGAGTTCTTCCCGCAGACCCGCGACTGGTTCACCACCAGCTCCTACGGGCGCCTCGACTACCGCCCCGACGCCCCCCTCCGCGAGTGGCTGCGGATGCCGAAACCGTTCGCCGAGTACGGCATAGAGCGCGGCGCGCCCTTCGACCCGGGCTACCGGGAGCTGATCCAGGACCTGGTCTCCGCGACCGACGCCAAGGTGGACTTCCGCGCCTACGACCTGCTCAACGTGCTGGTCACCCCGAACGCGGGCCCCTCCGCCCTGGACACGGTCCTGTCCGTCACCTTCGCGGGCAACGCCGAGGCACCGGTGGCCGACGGCGTCCCGGTGGCCAACGCGTCCTTCGTCTACTCCCGCCAGGACGACGGCTCCGGTTCCTACGACCGCACCGGCTACCGCGTGCTGCCGCACGAGAACGGCCACGTCTTCGGCCTGCCCGACCTCTACACCCAGGAGGGCGGCGGCGCGGTCGGCCACTGGGACATCATGAGCGAGGACTGGGGCGCCAACAACGACCTGCTCGGCTGGCACAAGTGGAAGCTCGGCTGGCTCGACGCCTCCCAGGTGCACTGCGCCTCCGCGCCCGGCTCGGCGAAGTACACGCTGACGCCACTGGCCCGCGAGGGCGGCGACAAACTGGTCGTCGTGCCGCTGGACGGGAAGTCCGGGTACGCCATGGAGCTGCGCACCCGCGAGGGCAACGACGAGGCCGTCTGCCGGCCCGGCGTGCTGATCTACCGGGTCGACGCCGACGTGGACACGGGGATGGGGCCGGTCACGGTCTACGACTCCCGGCGCGACAGCGGCGGCTGCACCCGCAGCCCCAACGTCCACGCCGAACTCTCCGACGCCGCCTTCATCCCGGGCGAGACCTTCAAGGACCCCGAGCGGGGCATCACGATCAAGGTGACGAAGGCGGACCCCCAGGGCGACCACGAGGTACGGATCACCCGGCGCTGA
- a CDS encoding MarR family transcriptional regulator: MNRAPGNPPGQEPRWLTDEEQHVWRAYIEAGTLLEDHLDRQLQRDAGMPHVYYGLLVKLAESPRRRLRMTELARYAKITRSRLSHAVARLEKNGWVRREDCPSDKRGQFAVLTDEGHDVLARTAPGHVDAVRQAVFDRLTPQQQKSLGEIMRIVAEGLEPDGTGADLPWLR, translated from the coding sequence ATGAACAGGGCACCCGGAAACCCTCCCGGCCAGGAACCGCGCTGGCTGACCGACGAGGAACAGCACGTCTGGCGCGCCTACATCGAGGCCGGCACCCTCCTGGAGGACCACCTCGACCGCCAGCTCCAGCGCGACGCCGGGATGCCGCACGTCTACTACGGGCTCCTCGTCAAGCTCGCCGAGTCGCCCCGGCGGCGGCTGCGGATGACGGAGCTGGCCCGGTACGCGAAGATCACCCGGTCCCGCCTCTCGCACGCCGTCGCCCGCCTGGAGAAGAACGGCTGGGTCCGCCGCGAGGACTGCCCCTCCGACAAGCGGGGCCAGTTCGCCGTGCTCACGGACGAGGGCCACGACGTGCTCGCCCGCACCGCGCCGGGGCACGTGGACGCCGTACGCCAGGCCGTCTTCGACCGGCTCACCCCGCAGCAGCAGAAGTCCCTCGGCGAGATCATGCGGATCGTCGCCGAGGGACTGGAGCCGGACGGGACCGGCGCCGACCTGCCCTGGCTGCGCTGA
- a CDS encoding class III extradiol ring-cleavage dioxygenase yields the protein MSAATGDRMPALYLSHGAPPLADDPVWPGELAAWSAGLPRPRAILVVSAHWEEAPLALGATRTVPLVYDFWGFPEHYYGVRYEAPGAPALADAVRKLLRAPGTPVQDVPDRGLDHGAYVPLVEMYPDADVPVLQVSMPTLDPVRLMEIGRRLAPLRDEGVLIIGSGFFTHNLAALRQAGVPSWSAEFDDWGRRALEDGDVDGLLDFAHKSPAGTLAHPRTEHFAPLFVTMGAADAAGELDLRRSVIDGFWMGLAKRSVQFG from the coding sequence ATGTCCGCCGCCACCGGGGACCGCATGCCCGCCCTGTACCTGAGCCACGGCGCCCCGCCGTTGGCCGACGACCCCGTCTGGCCCGGCGAACTCGCCGCCTGGTCCGCCGGCCTGCCGCGCCCGCGCGCGATCCTCGTCGTCTCCGCCCACTGGGAGGAGGCGCCCCTCGCGCTCGGCGCCACCCGGACCGTCCCGCTCGTCTACGACTTCTGGGGCTTCCCCGAGCACTACTACGGCGTGCGCTACGAGGCCCCCGGCGCCCCCGCGCTGGCCGATGCGGTGCGCAAGCTGCTGCGCGCGCCCGGCACCCCCGTGCAGGACGTCCCCGACCGGGGGCTCGACCACGGCGCCTACGTCCCGCTGGTCGAGATGTACCCGGACGCCGACGTCCCGGTCCTCCAGGTCTCGATGCCGACCCTCGACCCGGTACGGCTCATGGAGATCGGCCGCAGGCTCGCGCCGCTGCGCGACGAGGGCGTGCTGATCATCGGGTCCGGCTTCTTCACCCACAACCTGGCCGCCCTGCGCCAGGCCGGGGTGCCCTCCTGGTCCGCCGAGTTCGACGACTGGGGCCGGCGCGCGCTGGAGGACGGGGACGTGGACGGGCTGCTGGACTTCGCCCACAAGTCCCCGGCGGGCACGCTGGCCCACCCGCGCACCGAGCACTTCGCCCCGCTCTTCGTGACGATGGGCGCGGCGGACGCGGCCGGCGAGCTGGACCTGCGCCGCTCGGTGATCGACGGCTTCTGGATGGGGCTGGCCAAGCGGTCGGTGCAGTTCGGCTGA
- a CDS encoding sigma-70 family RNA polymerase sigma factor codes for MATRAVARRQSATGRTTDAATSVRANGGELADRDLVGMYLDEIARTPLLDAAKEVELSQTIEAGVFARQILAGYEETGTDATREELEALEREGERAKDVFIRSNLRLVVAVARRYPRSGLPLLDLIQEGNAGLVRAVEKFDYRKGFKFSTYATWWIRQAITRSIADQSRTIRLPVHLVEELGRIRRVQREFNREHGREPEPAEIAAELGSTPERVTDVLDWARDPVSLNMAVDDEGETQFGDLLEDTSAVSPEQSVLTLLRSEELDDLIGRLEPRTASIIKMRYGIDDGRERTLTEVGKEHGLTRERIRQIEKHALLELKKLAHDTGFEAAA; via the coding sequence ATGGCAACCCGTGCCGTCGCCCGTCGTCAGTCCGCCACCGGCCGGACCACCGACGCGGCAACCAGCGTCCGCGCGAACGGCGGCGAACTCGCCGACCGCGATCTGGTCGGCATGTACCTCGACGAGATCGCCCGGACCCCGCTGCTCGACGCCGCCAAGGAAGTCGAGCTGTCCCAGACGATCGAGGCGGGTGTGTTCGCGCGGCAGATACTCGCAGGCTACGAGGAGACCGGGACCGACGCCACCCGTGAGGAACTGGAGGCGCTGGAGAGGGAGGGCGAGCGCGCGAAGGACGTGTTCATCCGCTCCAACCTCCGCCTGGTCGTCGCGGTCGCGCGCCGCTACCCCCGCAGCGGACTGCCGCTGCTCGACCTCATCCAGGAGGGCAACGCCGGCCTGGTCCGCGCGGTCGAGAAGTTCGACTACCGCAAGGGCTTCAAGTTCTCGACGTACGCCACCTGGTGGATCCGCCAGGCCATCACCCGGTCCATCGCCGACCAGTCCCGCACCATCCGGCTCCCCGTCCACCTCGTCGAGGAACTGGGCCGCATCCGGCGCGTGCAGCGCGAGTTCAACCGGGAGCACGGCCGTGAGCCGGAGCCCGCGGAGATCGCCGCCGAGCTGGGCTCCACGCCGGAGCGCGTCACCGACGTGCTCGACTGGGCCCGCGACCCGGTCTCGCTGAACATGGCGGTGGACGACGAGGGCGAGACCCAGTTCGGCGACCTGCTGGAGGACACCTCCGCCGTGTCTCCCGAGCAGTCCGTGCTGACGCTCCTGCGCAGCGAGGAACTGGACGACCTGATCGGCCGTCTGGAGCCGCGCACGGCGTCGATCATCAAGATGCGCTACGGCATCGACGACGGCCGGGAGCGCACCCTGACCGAGGTCGGCAAGGAGCACGGACTCACCCGCGAACGCATCCGCCAGATCGAGAAGCACGCGCTGCTGGAGCTGAAGAAGCTGGCCCACGACACCGGCTTCGAAGCCGCCGCCTGA